A portion of the Enterobacter sp. SA187 genome contains these proteins:
- the murC gene encoding UDP-N-acetylmuramate--L-alanine ligase, with the protein MNTQQLAKLRSIVPEMRRVRHIHFVGIGGAGMGGIAEVLANEGYQISGSDLAPNPVTQQLSSLGATIYFNHRPENVLDASVVVVSSAITADNPEIVAAHEARIPVIRRAEMLAELMRFRHGIAIAGTHGKTTTTAMVASIYAEAGLDPTFVNGGLVKAAGVHARLGHSRYLIAEADESDASFLHLQPMVAIVTNIEADHMDTYQGDFENLKQTFINFLHNLPFYGRAVMCVDDGVIRELLPRVGRQTTTYGFSDDADVRIENYRQTGPQGHFTLLRQDKPALHVTLNAPGRHNALNAAAAVAVATEEGIDDAAILRALESFQGTGRRFDFLGEFPLETVNGKAGTAMLVDDYGHHPTEVDATIKAARAGWPEKNLIMIFQPHRYTRTRDLYDDFANVLTQVDTLLMLDVYSAGETPIPGADSRSLCRTIRGRGKIDPILVPDHAQVAAMLAPVLTGNDLILVQGAGNIGKIARSLAESKLKPQTQEEEHHG; encoded by the coding sequence ATGAATACACAACAACTGGCGAAACTGCGTTCTATCGTGCCCGAGATGCGTCGCGTCCGGCACATTCACTTTGTTGGCATTGGCGGTGCCGGTATGGGCGGTATCGCTGAAGTGCTGGCCAACGAAGGCTATCAGATCAGCGGCTCCGATCTGGCGCCCAATCCGGTGACGCAGCAGTTGTCTTCCCTCGGCGCGACCATTTATTTCAATCACCGTCCGGAAAACGTGCTGGATGCCAGCGTGGTGGTGGTGTCGAGCGCCATTACCGCGGATAACCCGGAGATCGTCGCCGCTCATGAAGCGCGCATTCCGGTGATCCGCCGCGCTGAAATGCTGGCGGAGTTAATGCGTTTTCGTCACGGTATCGCCATCGCCGGTACGCACGGTAAAACCACCACCACGGCGATGGTGGCCAGTATTTATGCGGAAGCAGGGCTGGATCCGACCTTCGTTAACGGCGGTCTGGTGAAAGCGGCGGGCGTGCATGCGCGTCTGGGTCACAGCCGTTATCTCATCGCCGAGGCGGATGAGAGCGATGCCTCTTTCCTGCATTTGCAGCCGATGGTGGCGATTGTCACCAATATCGAAGCCGATCATATGGATACCTACCAGGGCGACTTCGAAAATTTAAAGCAGACGTTCATTAATTTTCTGCACAACCTGCCGTTTTATGGCCGTGCGGTGATGTGCGTGGACGATGGCGTGATCCGTGAACTGCTGCCGCGTGTGGGACGTCAGACGACCACTTATGGCTTCAGCGATGATGCGGATGTACGCATCGAAAATTATCGCCAGACCGGGCCGCAGGGTCACTTTACGCTGCTGCGTCAGGACAAGCCTGCGCTGCACGTAACGCTGAACGCGCCGGGTCGCCATAACGCACTGAACGCAGCGGCGGCGGTAGCGGTCGCTACAGAAGAGGGTATCGACGATGCGGCGATCCTGCGCGCGCTGGAAAGTTTCCAGGGCACCGGCCGTCGTTTCGATTTCCTCGGTGAATTCCCGTTAGAAACGGTGAACGGGAAAGCAGGCACCGCGATGCTGGTTGATGATTACGGTCATCACCCGACGGAAGTGGACGCCACGATCAAAGCGGCGCGCGCGGGCTGGCCGGAAAAAAATCTGATCATGATCTTCCAGCCGCACCGCTATACCCGTACCCGCGATCTGTATGACGATTTCGCCAACGTGCTGACGCAGGTGGATACCCTGCTGATGCTGGATGTGTATTCCGCCGGCGAAACGCCGATCCCGGGCGCAGACAGCCGTTCGCTTTGCCGTACCATTCGTGGTCGCGGTAAAATCGACCCGATCCTTGTGCCGGATCACGCGCAGGTGGCGGCGATGCTGGCGCCGGTATTAACCGGCAACGATCTGATTCTGGTGCAGGGCGCAGGCAATATCGGCAAAATTGCCCGCAGCCTTGCTGAAAGTAAACTGAAACCGCAAACCCAGGAGGAAGAACATCATGGCTGA
- the ftsW gene encoding cell division protein FtsW, whose product MRLSLPRLRLPRLPGMGILGWAGSALRGWVMGSREKDTDSLIMYDRMLLWLTLGLGAVGFIMVTSASMPVGQRLTNDPFFFAKRDALYLFLAFCLAVITLRLPMTFWQRYSSAMLILAIIMLLLVLVVGSSINGASRWIDLGLMRFQPAEFTKLSLFCYLANYLVRKVDEVRNNLRGFLKPMGVILVLAVLLLAQPDLGTVVVLFVTTLAMLFLAGAKLWQFIAIIGMGISAVVLLILAEPYRIRRVTSFWRPWDDPFGSGYQLTQSLMAFGRGELWGQGLGNSVQKLEYLPEAHTDFIFAIIGEELGYIGVVLALLMVFFVAFRAMSIGRKALEIDQRFSGFLACSIGVWFSFQALVNVGAAAGMLPTKGLTLPLISYGGSSLLIMSTAIMLLLRIDYETRLEKAQAFTRGVR is encoded by the coding sequence ATGCGTTTATCGCTACCGCGCCTTCGACTGCCGCGCCTGCCGGGGATGGGTATCCTTGGCTGGGCTGGCTCGGCACTTCGTGGCTGGGTCATGGGATCCCGTGAGAAAGACACCGACAGTCTGATCATGTATGACCGCATGCTGCTGTGGCTGACGCTTGGCCTGGGTGCGGTAGGTTTTATCATGGTGACCTCGGCGTCGATGCCGGTCGGCCAGCGCCTGACTAACGATCCGTTCTTCTTCGCCAAACGTGACGCGCTGTACCTGTTCCTCGCGTTTTGTCTGGCGGTGATCACCCTGCGTCTGCCGATGACCTTCTGGCAGCGCTACAGCTCGGCGATGCTGATCCTCGCCATTATCATGCTGCTGCTGGTTCTGGTGGTGGGCAGCTCGATCAACGGGGCATCGCGCTGGATCGATTTAGGGCTGATGCGTTTCCAGCCCGCGGAATTTACCAAGCTATCGCTGTTCTGCTATCTGGCGAACTACCTGGTGCGTAAGGTTGATGAGGTGCGAAATAACCTGCGCGGCTTCTTAAAACCGATGGGCGTGATCCTCGTGCTGGCGGTGTTACTGCTGGCGCAGCCTGACCTCGGTACGGTGGTGGTGCTCTTTGTCACCACGCTGGCGATGCTGTTTCTGGCGGGCGCCAAGCTGTGGCAGTTCATCGCCATTATCGGCATGGGCATCTCCGCGGTGGTGCTGCTGATCCTCGCCGAACCCTATCGTATCCGCCGCGTGACCTCTTTCTGGCGTCCGTGGGACGATCCGTTCGGCAGCGGTTACCAGCTTACGCAGTCGCTGATGGCGTTTGGTCGCGGCGAATTGTGGGGGCAGGGGCTGGGGAATTCGGTACAGAAACTGGAATATCTGCCCGAAGCGCATACTGACTTTATCTTCGCCATTATTGGTGAGGAACTGGGTTATATCGGTGTGGTACTGGCGCTTTTGATGGTATTCTTCGTCGCTTTCCGCGCCATGTCCATCGGTCGCAAGGCGCTGGAGATCGATCAGCGTTTTTCCGGCTTTCTGGCCTGTTCGATCGGCGTCTGGTTTAGCTTCCAGGCGCTGGTTAACGTCGGTGCGGCGGCGGGTATGCTGCCAACCAAGGGTCTGACGCTACCGCTGATCAGTTACGGTGGTTCCAGTCTGTTGATTATGTCGACGGCGATCATGCTGCTGTTACGTATTGATTATGAAACTCGTCTGGAAAAAGCCCAGGCGTTTACACGAGGTGTTCGATGA
- the murG gene encoding undecaprenyldiphospho-muramoylpentapeptide beta-N-acetylglucosaminyltransferase, translating into MSVQAKRLMVMAGGTGGHVFPGLAVAHHLMAEGWQVRWLGTADRMEADLVPKHGIEIDFIRISGLRGKGVKALLLAPLRIFNAWRQARAIMKRFRPDVVLGMGGYVSGPGGLAAWSLGIPVVLHEQNGIAGLTNKWLAKIARTVMQAFPGAFANAEVVGNPVRTDVLALPLPQDRLAGREGPVRVLVVGGSQGARILNQTMPQVAAKLADRVTIWHQSGKGAQQTVEQAYAENGQPQHKVTEFIDDMAAAYAWADVVVCRSGALTVSEIAAAGLPALFVPFQHKDRQQYWNALPLEKASAAKILEQPQFTVDAVAETLAGWDRRTLLMMAERARAAAIPDATDRVARAVCLAAQA; encoded by the coding sequence ATGAGTGTTCAGGCGAAGCGATTAATGGTGATGGCTGGCGGTACCGGTGGACACGTGTTCCCCGGGCTGGCGGTTGCGCATCATTTAATGGCTGAGGGCTGGCAGGTTCGCTGGCTGGGCACCGCCGACCGAATGGAAGCGGATTTAGTGCCGAAACACGGCATTGAGATCGATTTTATCCGTATTTCCGGCCTGCGCGGGAAAGGCGTGAAAGCCCTGCTGCTGGCGCCGCTGCGAATTTTCAACGCCTGGCGTCAGGCGCGCGCAATCATGAAGCGCTTTCGCCCGGACGTGGTGCTGGGGATGGGCGGTTATGTGTCAGGCCCTGGTGGGCTGGCGGCGTGGTCGCTGGGCATTCCCGTGGTGCTGCATGAGCAGAACGGCATCGCTGGCCTGACCAACAAGTGGCTGGCGAAAATCGCCAGAACGGTGATGCAGGCGTTTCCCGGTGCCTTTGCCAATGCAGAGGTGGTCGGCAACCCGGTGCGTACTGATGTCCTGGCGCTGCCGCTGCCGCAGGATCGCCTTGCAGGCCGTGAAGGGCCGGTGCGCGTGCTGGTGGTGGGCGGCTCCCAGGGCGCGCGCATTCTGAACCAGACCATGCCGCAGGTCGCCGCGAAGCTCGCTGACCGCGTCACCATCTGGCATCAGAGCGGCAAAGGCGCGCAGCAGACCGTCGAACAGGCGTATGCGGAAAACGGTCAACCGCAGCACAAAGTGACCGAATTTATTGACGACATGGCCGCCGCTTACGCCTGGGCCGATGTCGTGGTCTGCCGTTCCGGCGCGTTGACCGTAAGCGAAATTGCCGCCGCCGGTTTACCGGCGTTGTTTGTACCCTTCCAGCACAAAGATCGGCAGCAGTACTGGAATGCCCTGCCGCTTGAAAAAGCGAGCGCGGCAAAGATCCTCGAACAGCCGCAGTTTACCGTCGATGCCGTGGCAGAGACGCTGGCGGGCTGGGATCGCAGAACATTATTAATGATGGCAGAGCGCGCACGTGCCGCCGCCATACCGGATGCAACCGATCGGGTTGCCAGAGCAGTATGCCTTGCAGCACAGGCATAA
- a CDS encoding D-alanine--D-alanine ligase, with protein sequence MAEKVAVLFGGTSAERDVSLNSGAAVLAGLREGGVDAHPVDPRDTDVTQLKALGYQKVFIALHGRGGEDGTLQGLLELIGLPYTGSGVMASAISMDKLRSKLLWQGAGLPVAPWVALTRKAFEAGLDDAVTAQISALGLPLIVKPSREGSSVGMSKVTEASALQDALTMAFQHDEDVLIEKWLSGPEFTLAVLGEEILPSIRIQPAGTFYDYEAKYLSDETQYFCPSGLEAGDESHLRDLVQKAWTALGCQGWGRIDAMQDSDGQFYLLEANTSPGMTSHSLVPMAARQAGMSFSQLVVRILALAD encoded by the coding sequence ATGGCTGAGAAAGTTGCCGTCCTCTTTGGCGGAACCTCTGCGGAACGTGACGTATCGCTGAATTCCGGCGCGGCAGTGCTGGCCGGTCTGCGCGAAGGGGGCGTTGATGCCCATCCTGTTGATCCGCGCGATACCGATGTCACGCAGTTAAAAGCGCTCGGCTATCAGAAAGTGTTTATTGCCCTGCACGGTCGCGGGGGAGAAGATGGCACGTTACAGGGATTGCTGGAGCTGATCGGGCTGCCTTATACCGGCAGCGGCGTGATGGCGTCGGCGATCTCCATGGACAAACTGCGCAGCAAATTGTTGTGGCAGGGCGCGGGTTTACCGGTCGCGCCCTGGGTGGCGCTAACCCGTAAGGCCTTCGAAGCGGGTCTTGATGACGCCGTTACGGCACAGATTTCCGCGCTGGGCTTACCGCTGATTGTGAAGCCGAGCCGCGAGGGCTCCAGCGTGGGCATGTCAAAAGTCACCGAAGCCAGTGCATTACAGGATGCATTGACAATGGCTTTTCAACATGATGAAGATGTTCTTATTGAAAAATGGCTCAGTGGCCCGGAATTTACGCTGGCCGTGCTCGGTGAAGAAATTTTACCGTCAATTCGCATCCAACCCGCTGGAACCTTCTATGATTATGAGGCGAAGTATCTCTCTGATGAGACACAATATTTCTGTCCTTCCGGTTTAGAAGCAGGCGATGAATCGCATTTACGCGATCTGGTGCAAAAAGCATGGACCGCGTTAGGCTGTCAGGGCTGGGGTCGCATTGACGCCATGCAGGACAGCGATGGCCAGTTTTATCTCCTGGAAGCGAATACCTCGCCGGGCATGACCAGCCATAGTCTGGTGCCGATGGCGGCGCGCCAGGCGGGAATGAGCTTCTCGCAGCTGGTTGTAAGAATTTTGGCATTGGCGGACTGA